The following are from one region of the Candidatus Goldiibacteriota bacterium genome:
- a CDS encoding SDR family oxidoreductase, with amino-acid sequence LTHSLAVSLGSDVRVNCISPGWIEVSDFKKKRDFKEPVHSEADRLQHPVGRVGVPSDIAQLALYLVSDKAGFITGQNFTVDGGMTKKMIYV; translated from the coding sequence CTTACACATTCGCTGGCTGTTTCCCTTGGGTCGGATGTGCGCGTAAACTGCATAAGCCCGGGATGGATTGAAGTCTCTGATTTTAAGAAAAAGAGAGATTTTAAAGAGCCTGTTCACAGTGAAGCTGACAGATTACAGCACCCTGTTGGCAGAGTGGGTGTGCCCTCCGATATAGCGCAGCTGGCGTTGTATCTTGTTTCTGACAAGGCGGGATTTATCACAGGCCAGAATTTTACAGTTGACGGCGGCATGACGAAAAAAATGATTTATGTGTAG
- a CDS encoding 4Fe-4S binding protein, whose amino-acid sequence MKREVIEIDEDKCNGCGNCIPGCPEGALQVIDGKVRLVADYLCDGLGACVGECPQDALKVIKKDVEEYDEKRVMKNIIKQGINTVKAHLKHLRDHGQDGYLKTAHEVLKENNITVEEEEPAVKGHHSHHEHAGHGGGCPGSRMVDNTKHKHHEHHNDSGSAPSELRQWPVQLHLVSPAAPYFAGADVVLSADCVAFAMGSFHKEYLKGKALAIACPKLDSDMDVYVDKITAMVDQAKINTLTVVRMQVPCCGGLVQLAKSALEKAQRKVPIKAVTISLEGDVLEEKWI is encoded by the coding sequence ATGAAACGCGAAGTGATAGAAATTGACGAGGACAAATGTAACGGGTGCGGTAACTGTATTCCGGGCTGCCCCGAAGGCGCGCTTCAGGTAATTGACGGCAAAGTAAGGCTTGTGGCGGATTACCTTTGTGACGGACTTGGCGCGTGCGTGGGAGAATGCCCGCAGGACGCTTTAAAAGTAATAAAAAAAGATGTTGAAGAATACGATGAAAAAAGGGTTATGAAAAACATAATAAAACAGGGTATTAATACCGTTAAAGCGCATCTGAAACACCTGCGCGACCACGGGCAGGACGGCTATCTTAAAACCGCGCACGAAGTTTTAAAAGAAAACAATATTACAGTTGAAGAAGAAGAGCCGGCTGTTAAAGGTCATCACAGCCATCATGAACATGCAGGGCACGGCGGCGGATGCCCGGGTTCGCGGATGGTTGATAATACAAAACACAAACACCACGAACATCATAATGACAGTGGTTCGGCTCCGTCAGAACTGCGGCAGTGGCCTGTGCAGCTTCACCTTGTTTCTCCCGCGGCGCCTTATTTTGCAGGCGCGGATGTGGTGCTTTCCGCGGATTGTGTGGCTTTTGCCATGGGCAGTTTTCATAAAGAATATTTGAAGGGAAAAGCCCTTGCCATTGCCTGCCCAAAACTGGATTCGGATATGGATGTGTATGTGGATAAAATTACCGCAATGGTTGACCAGGCAAAGATAAATACATTAACCGTTGTAAGAATGCAGGTGCCGTGCTGCGGCGGCCTTGTTCAGCTTGCAAAGTCCGCATTAGAAAAAGCACAGCGTAAAGTCCCTATAAAAGCGGTAACAATAAGCCTGGAAGGGGACGTGCTGGAAGAGAAGTGGATATAA